The Candidatus Poribacteria bacterium DNA segment ATGTGATCGGCCATTCCCTGTTCCTGAGCTTTCCTGACAGCCTCAAGCGCTCCTCCTTTCGCCATGACCTTGGCATATACGTCCTCATCGCTGACGGTGTGAAGCTGCAGCAAATCCACCTTGTCGACGTCGAGTTCCCTGAGACTGGTCTCTATATCCCTCATCGCGCCCTCATAATCGCGAGAGGCCGTCTTAGTGGCGATATACACCTTATCCCTTTTGCCCTTAACCGCCGCTCCCACCTTACGCTCGCTATCCTTGTAGTTGCGCGCCGTGTCTATGAAGTTCACCCCCAGTTCAATGGCCCTGTTTATGGCCTCGACCGCCTGATCGACTGAGACCTGGGGCAGTTTGATGGCTCCAAATCCTATGACCGACACCATCATCTCCGTTTTCCCCAACTTCCTATACTCCATCTCCTTCCTCCTCCTTTCTATCACCTATAGAGCGAACCATAAAGTATCTGCCTATGTTCTCAAGCGATATCATTCCCCTTAACACGCCGTTTTCGACCACCGGCATGGCGCTTTTACTTGAATCCGCCATTTTGCGATACACGTCGGCGAGCGTGTCCTCGATAGTGACGAATGGGAACTCCGATTCCATCACCTCTCCCGCCCATCTATCCAATTCATCCCTTTTTATCAAGCTCATCAAGGTGGGTTTCGTCAGCATCCCCACTAACTCTCCTCCCTCACGCACCACAGGGAATTCGTCCTGCAACCCTCTGTAGATGTGTTCCAACGCATCCCTTATCGGCTGATCGGGCGCGAGGGCGAAGACGTTCCTGGACATCACCTCCCCGACGGGGATCTCCCTCAGTGTTCTCCTCATCTGAACGGCCCTCTCCTCACCACCGGCTGCGATAAAAACGAAGAGACCGATGAAGATCAAAAGTACATCCTTGTAGATCCCGAACAGAGCCAGTATAACGGCTATCCCCCTGCCCACCTGGCTGGCTATGTGCGTCGCCTGAAGATAATCGTATCTCATGGCGAGAACCCCTCTGAACACCCTGCCCCCATCCATCGGGAAGGCTGGTATCAGGTTAAAAAGCCCCATCCAGAGATTTACCTTGAATATCAGACCGATAACGTTATAGGGCGAGATGGAAAGCGAGAGATCAAGGGGTCTTCTCGTCAGAAGGAGGACAAGGGCGGAAAGGAGAGCTATCGAGAAGTTAACGGCCGGCCCCACCAAGGCCAGCCTTATCTCGATAGAGGGGTCCTCCGGTATCTGCATCCTGGCGACTCCCCCTATTGGCAGTAGAATTATATCATGAACCTTTATCCTGTATCTGCGCGCCATCAGGCTGTGTCCCAACTCGTGAAGAACCACACATCCGAACAGAATGAACATGATCAGCGTGAGTGATATCCCCTCGCCAATTCTGCCTTCGACCATATAGGGAAGCAGGAATAGGAGGAAAAGAAGGAGGAAAATAACATGTATCCGAACCGGTATGCCGAATATAGATCCTATCTTGAAAGCCCAATTCATCGCGTATACCCTAACTGAGCGAGACAAAGTTAAAAAGGAACAAGGAACCAAGAGACGTTCCTGGTTCCTCGCTCCTTCAAAGAGGGAATATGGGTGGATTTCAGTAGACTGCTCCTCCGCCGTATTTCTCCTTGGAGAAGACCTCAGCGGGGCTCTTCCTGCTCCTGGGCCCCGGGGATTGATCCGGCACACCTATAGGAGTCAGAGCGACGACATCCATATCCTCTGGTATCTCCAGGAGCTTTTTAACCTTATCTCCCTGGAAGGCACCTATCCAGCAGGTTCCATATCCTAACGCCGTTGCAGCCAGGATCATGTTCTGCATCGCTATGGCGACGTCCACCGGATACCACAGCCTTCCCGTGGAACCTCGACTGATGGAGGGTATCCCGACACCTGTGAGGATCACATCAGCATCAGCTATCCACATCTGGCCGTTACACGCCTCCGCCAATTTAATCTTGAGATCGGGATCACGCGTGACGATGAAATGCCACGGCTGCCTGTTACCGGCGGAAGGCGCCTGTCTGCCGCACTCGAGAATCCTACGCAGATCCTCCTCCGGTATGGGTTCCGGCCTGTATCTTCTGATGCTCCTTCTCTTTAAGATCGTCTCTATGGTATCCATCTTACACCCCCTCTATCTCAGGTTCTCTCCATTCATATTCGATGAGGAGCATGTTCTTCTTCATGCAGGCTATTATCCTTCTGTCGAAATGAATGCAGAAATAACAGTTCCTCGTTCGAGCGGCGTTACCCTTAGCCTGAAAGAACTCGCAGTTAGACGCTTCGCTCTGAAGGGATGGGATTTCCGAGTAAGGCTTCGGTATTTCCTCGGCGACCTCACCCACAGGTAGAAGCAGAAGCTCACCCGTTTGATCCTTGGAGGAGGGTTTCCTCTCCTGGGGAACAGGCGGCTCGAGGATCTCCCTCTCAGGGAAAAGAGTTTCGACGCGCATTCTATTACCTGACTTAAACCATATTCCGTTCACCGCTTCGCCGAGCACCGAGATATATCCCACGTGGAAATCGTCATCCGGCACGAAGAGGGTGACATCCTTATCCCTGGCGTATTCAGCCAGCCCTCTCAACCTGCTCCCGGCCCTTTTATACTCGGCTCTCAGTTCTTCCAGATACTCTTCTCTGAATTCCTGCCAGGATATGGAGCCGGATCTGTATCTCGATATGAGCTTTCTTGAAGGACACAGATCCGGTATATTCGACATGCCGTCGATCCTCTTTCTCGTCAGAGCGACGCTTAATCCTTTTGCCTCTTTCCTTTGGCTCAATGTAGCCAAATAAAGCATCCCTCAATCCTCTTTCTTCGATTCGACGATCGATATGCTGGTTATCCTCTCAAGCATCTTGACTATCTCAGAGCTGGGATCAAGCGGCATTATGGATGTCACCTGGAACAGGTTTATGTAGAGCTTCCCCTGTGAGCCGGGAAAGGCTCTCTGCAGGTTTCGCATCGGCGTGAGGTTCGACTCCCCGATCGATGTACTTCGCCTTCTCTCCTCCTCGCTTGAGTGTATCGGCAACACGACGTCCTCCAGAACGAGGAACCTATCGCTGGCTGATCTGAGGAAGGTATCGAACGGCACGTTGAGTCTGGCATAGCAGTTCGATATGCCGAAGACGGAATCCTTGGAGAAGGTCACCCTGACCCACATCTTGATGCCGCTTTCTCCCCGGTTCATCCCCTCATCACCTCACAAGTTTATTGTCCTGCAGCTCTCAGAAGAGGCTATTATGGCGCAGACGACCCTGACCGATTCATAGCCATCCTCACCGGTGGGCAACATTCCGAATTCCCCCCATCTTTCGGGCGAGTCCGTCCCCTCCAGAATGGCGTCGATAAAGTAGGGCCAGCCGCTGAGGTTCTTGGCTCCCTCCTCATCCATCCTCATCG contains these protein-coding regions:
- a CDS encoding site-2 protease family protein — translated: MNWAFKIGSIFGIPVRIHVIFLLLFLLFLLPYMVEGRIGEGISLTLIMFILFGCVVLHELGHSLMARRYRIKVHDIILLPIGGVARMQIPEDPSIEIRLALVGPAVNFSIALLSALVLLLTRRPLDLSLSISPYNVIGLIFKVNLWMGLFNLIPAFPMDGGRVFRGVLAMRYDYLQATHIASQVGRGIAVILALFGIYKDVLLIFIGLFVFIAAGGEERAVQMRRTLREIPVGEVMSRNVFALAPDQPIRDALEHIYRGLQDEFPVVREGGELVGMLTKPTLMSLIKRDELDRWAGEVMESEFPFVTIEDTLADVYRKMADSSKSAMPVVENGVLRGMISLENIGRYFMVRSIGDRKEEEGDGV
- a CDS encoding nitroreductase family protein, which codes for MDTIETILKRRSIRRYRPEPIPEEDLRRILECGRQAPSAGNRQPWHFIVTRDPDLKIKLAEACNGQMWIADADVILTGVGIPSISRGSTGRLWYPVDVAIAMQNMILAATALGYGTCWIGAFQGDKVKKLLEIPEDMDVVALTPIGVPDQSPGPRSRKSPAEVFSKEKYGGGAVY
- a CDS encoding DUF488 family protein, with amino-acid sequence MLYLATLSQRKEAKGLSVALTRKRIDGMSNIPDLCPSRKLISRYRSGSISWQEFREEYLEELRAEYKRAGSRLRGLAEYARDKDVTLFVPDDDFHVGYISVLGEAVNGIWFKSGNRMRVETLFPEREILEPPVPQERKPSSKDQTGELLLLPVGEVAEEIPKPYSEIPSLQSEASNCEFFQAKGNAARTRNCYFCIHFDRRIIACMKKNMLLIEYEWREPEIEGV